A genomic window from Streptomyces sp. MST-110588 includes:
- a CDS encoding Uma2 family endonuclease, with translation MDDITTDEPQRPWAVPPPGGYGVEEFFGLPGLPRHAELIDGGVVVAAPRRAFDSVAQSLLWDGLRRTAPGHLRVRGDMAVVLGDRDVLEPDVLVVRAVGAWDPRRDRYDVADVVLAGEVISPDSERRDRKIKPGKYARAGIPYFWLVEMVGEDDHAAVHTYELDAVTQSYGVTGVHHQRLKTTVPYAIDIDLTQIYDA, from the coding sequence ATGGACGACATCACGACGGACGAACCGCAGCGGCCGTGGGCCGTGCCGCCGCCGGGTGGGTATGGCGTCGAGGAGTTCTTCGGTCTGCCGGGGCTGCCGCGACACGCCGAGTTGATCGACGGGGGTGTCGTGGTCGCGGCTCCGCGGCGGGCGTTCGACTCGGTGGCGCAGTCGCTGCTGTGGGACGGGCTGCGGCGGACGGCGCCGGGCCACCTGCGGGTGCGTGGCGACATGGCTGTGGTGCTGGGGGACCGCGATGTGCTGGAACCGGATGTTCTCGTGGTGCGGGCCGTGGGCGCGTGGGATCCCCGGCGGGACCGGTATGACGTCGCGGACGTCGTGCTCGCGGGGGAGGTGATCTCGCCGGATTCGGAGAGGCGGGACCGGAAGATCAAGCCGGGGAAGTACGCGCGGGCGGGGATTCCGTACTTCTGGCTGGTGGAGATGGTGGGGGAGGACGACCATGCGGCGGTGCACACGTACGAGCTGGATGCGGTGACGCAGAGCTACGGCGTTACGGGCGTCCATCACCAGCGGCTGAAGACCACGGTGCCGTACGCCATCGACATCGACCTGACGCAGATCTACGACGCATGA
- a CDS encoding DUF1707 and DUF4190 domain-containing protein, which produces MRASHADRERAVDVLKAGFAEGRLAQPEYEQRMTRAYQAQTHAELQMIVSDLPQGPVPQAAFTPRPQVPATFMPMAPPVTTNASSTGALVCGILAPFTMGVTAIPAVILGHKARAEIRRTGEGGDGQAVAGLVLGWMGIAGWAMFLLFMMLIAVASV; this is translated from the coding sequence ATGCGCGCCTCGCACGCCGACCGCGAGCGCGCGGTCGACGTGCTCAAGGCCGGGTTCGCCGAGGGCCGGCTCGCGCAGCCGGAGTACGAGCAGCGCATGACCCGTGCCTACCAGGCGCAGACCCACGCCGAGCTGCAGATGATCGTCTCCGACCTGCCGCAGGGCCCGGTGCCGCAGGCGGCCTTCACCCCCCGCCCGCAGGTGCCGGCGACCTTCATGCCGATGGCCCCGCCCGTGACCACCAACGCCAGCTCGACCGGCGCGCTGGTCTGCGGGATCCTGGCGCCGTTCACGATGGGGGTGACGGCGATACCCGCGGTCATCCTGGGGCACAAGGCGCGCGCGGAGATCCGTCGTACGGGTGAGGGCGGGGACGGCCAGGCGGTGGCCGGGCTGGTCCTGGGCTGGATGGGGATCGCCGGCTGGGCCATGTTCCTGCTGTTCATGATGCTGATAGCCGTCGCGAGCGTGTGA
- a CDS encoding M4 family metallopeptidase gives MTFTPRKNTLRATALVASAAMVAVAVQTGSATATPERESAAETVALSASQRVSALQSAQAGAAATADEIGLGGKEKLVARDVVKDADGTVHTRYERTFAGLPVLGGDLVVHEKTDGTRTVDKATDAKISVPSTQAQRPADSAKKSALAAAAAERTSSAATDAPRKVIWAATGKPVLAYETVVTGAQKDGTPSQLHVITDAKTGKKLFQNEAIETGTGTSRYSGKVPLSTTKSGGKYSLTDKARGGHKTYDMKQREEGTGTLYTDADDKWGGGRQTAGVDAHYGAAVTFDFYKKVLGRNGIRGDGKGAYSRVHFSNDYVNAFWSDDCFCMTYGDGAGNKNPLTSLDVAAHEMTHGVTSATAKLNYSGESGGLNEATSDIFGTATEFFAKNASDKGDYLIGEKININGDGTPLRYMDKPSKDGASKDYWSSSLGNNDVHYSSGPANHFFYLLAEGSGKKTINGVKYDSPTYNKKKVTGIGRDKAQKIWFRALTRYFTSTTNYAKARTGTLKAAADLYGKNSAAYKTVAAAWTAINVK, from the coding sequence ATGACCTTCACCCCCCGCAAGAACACCCTTCGCGCCACCGCCCTGGTCGCCTCCGCCGCGATGGTCGCGGTGGCCGTCCAGACGGGATCGGCGACCGCCACGCCCGAGCGTGAGAGCGCCGCGGAGACCGTCGCGCTGTCCGCCTCGCAGCGTGTAAGCGCGCTCCAGAGCGCGCAGGCGGGCGCCGCGGCGACGGCCGACGAGATCGGTCTGGGCGGCAAGGAGAAGCTGGTCGCCCGCGACGTCGTCAAGGACGCGGACGGCACGGTGCACACGCGCTACGAGCGCACGTTCGCCGGCCTTCCGGTGCTCGGCGGGGACCTGGTCGTCCACGAGAAGACCGACGGCACGCGTACGGTCGACAAGGCGACCGACGCCAAGATATCCGTGCCCTCCACCCAGGCTCAGCGGCCGGCCGACAGCGCGAAGAAGTCGGCGCTGGCCGCGGCTGCCGCCGAGAGGACCTCCAGCGCCGCCACGGACGCGCCGCGCAAGGTGATCTGGGCCGCCACGGGCAAGCCGGTCCTCGCGTACGAGACCGTCGTCACCGGCGCGCAGAAGGACGGCACGCCCAGCCAGCTCCACGTCATCACCGACGCGAAGACGGGCAAGAAGCTCTTCCAGAACGAGGCGATCGAGACCGGTACCGGCACCAGCCGGTACAGCGGCAAGGTCCCGCTGTCCACGACCAAGAGCGGCGGCAAGTACAGCCTGACCGACAAGGCGCGCGGCGGCCACAAGACGTACGACATGAAGCAGCGCGAGGAGGGCACCGGCACCCTCTACACCGACGCCGACGACAAGTGGGGCGGCGGGCGCCAGACCGCGGGCGTGGACGCGCACTACGGCGCGGCGGTCACCTTCGACTTCTACAAGAAGGTGCTGGGCCGCAACGGCATCCGCGGCGACGGCAAGGGCGCCTACAGCCGCGTCCACTTCAGCAACGACTACGTCAACGCCTTCTGGTCGGACGACTGCTTCTGCATGACGTACGGCGACGGCGCGGGCAACAAGAACCCGCTGACCTCGCTGGACGTGGCTGCCCACGAGATGACCCACGGCGTCACCTCGGCCACCGCCAAGCTGAACTACAGCGGCGAGTCCGGCGGCCTGAACGAGGCGACGTCCGACATCTTCGGCACGGCGACCGAGTTCTTCGCCAAGAACGCCAGCGACAAAGGCGACTACCTCATCGGCGAGAAGATCAACATCAACGGTGACGGTACGCCGCTGCGCTACATGGACAAGCCCTCCAAGGACGGCGCGTCCAAGGACTACTGGTCCTCCTCGCTGGGCAACAACGACGTCCACTACTCCTCGGGCCCGGCGAACCACTTCTTCTACCTGCTGGCCGAGGGCAGCGGCAAGAAGACGATCAACGGTGTGAAGTACGACAGCCCGACCTACAACAAGAAGAAGGTCACCGGCATCGGCCGCGACAAGGCGCAGAAGATCTGGTTCCGCGCCCTGACCCGGTACTTCACCTCGACCACCAACTACGCCAAGGCCCGGACCGGCACGCTGAAGGCGGCGGCCGACCTGTACGGCAAGAACAGCGCCGCGTACAAGACGGTCGCGGCGGCCTGGACCGCGATCAACGTCAAGTAG
- a CDS encoding DUF397 domain-containing protein, whose product MTLKPVPATAPALEWFKSSYSSNDGPACVEVAATPGTVHVRDSKDPGGPRLGFAPGTWSAFVAYASEV is encoded by the coding sequence ATGACCCTCAAGCCCGTTCCCGCTACGGCTCCCGCGCTGGAGTGGTTCAAGAGCAGCTACAGCAGCAACGACGGTCCTGCATGTGTTGAGGTGGCTGCCACTCCCGGCACCGTGCACGTGCGCGACTCCAAGGACCCGGGCGGGCCTCGCCTCGGCTTCGCGCCGGGCACCTGGAGTGCCTTCGTGGCGTACGCGTCAGAGGTCTGA
- the rpsL gene encoding 30S ribosomal protein S12 produces MPTIQQLVRKGRQDKVEKNKTPALEGSPQRRGVCTRVFTTTPKKPNSALRKVARVRLTSGIEVTAYIPGEGHNLQEHSIVLVRGGRVKDLPGVRYKIIRGSLDTQGVKNRKQARSRYGAKKEK; encoded by the coding sequence GTGCCTACGATCCAGCAGCTGGTCCGCAAGGGCCGGCAGGACAAGGTCGAGAAGAACAAGACGCCCGCACTGGAGGGTTCGCCCCAGCGCCGCGGCGTCTGCACGCGTGTGTTCACGACCACCCCGAAGAAGCCGAACTCGGCCCTGCGTAAGGTCGCGCGTGTGCGTCTGACCAGCGGGATCGAGGTCACCGCTTACATTCCGGGTGAGGGCCACAACCTGCAGGAGCACTCGATCGTGCTCGTGCGTGGCGGCCGTGTGAAGGACCTTCCGGGTGTTCGCTACAAGATCATCCGAGGCTCCCTCGACACGCAGGGCGTCAAGAACCGCAAGCAGGCTCGCAGCCGCTACGGCGCCAAGAAGGAGAAGTAA
- the rplC gene encoding 50S ribosomal protein L3 has protein sequence MAKQIKGILGEKLGMTQVWDENNRVVPVTVVKAGPCVVTQVRTNDKDGYDSVQIAFGEIDPRKVNKPLKGHFAKADVTPRRHLVEVRTADAGEYTLGQEINAETFEAGVKVDVTGKSKGKGFAGVMKRHGFGGGKASHGAHRVHRKPGSIGGCATPGRVFKGMRMAGRMGNERVTTQNLTVHAVDAEKGLLLIKGAVPGPNGGLVLVRTAAKGA, from the coding sequence ATGGCTAAGCAGATCAAGGGCATCCTGGGCGAGAAGCTCGGCATGACCCAGGTCTGGGACGAGAACAACCGTGTCGTCCCGGTGACCGTGGTGAAGGCCGGCCCCTGTGTCGTTACCCAGGTGCGCACCAATGACAAGGACGGCTACGACTCCGTCCAGATCGCCTTCGGCGAGATCGACCCGCGCAAGGTGAACAAGCCCCTCAAGGGCCACTTCGCGAAGGCCGACGTCACCCCCCGCCGTCACCTCGTCGAGGTCCGTACCGCCGACGCCGGCGAGTACACCCTCGGCCAGGAGATCAACGCCGAGACCTTCGAGGCCGGCGTCAAGGTGGACGTGACCGGCAAGAGCAAGGGCAAGGGCTTCGCCGGTGTCATGAAGCGTCACGGCTTCGGCGGTGGCAAGGCCTCCCACGGTGCCCACCGCGTGCACCGCAAGCCGGGCTCCATCGGTGGCTGCGCCACCCCGGGCCGCGTGTTCAAGGGCATGCGGATGGCCGGCCGTATGGGCAATGAGCGGGTCACCACCCAGAACCTGACCGTCCACGCCGTTGACGCGGAGAAGGGTCTGCTGCTCATCAAGGGCGCAGTTCCTGGTCCGAACGGCGGCCTCGTCCTGGTCCGTACCGCGGCCAAGGGGGCCTGA
- a CDS encoding ATP-binding protein: protein MDTLSDVNQEIAGQGSLATSESAKASAVRQFWVQLSATRRGARLARLLAVEQLRSWGLPHEAVEQVVAELASNAASHGRVAGRDFRLVVRANGRLVRVEVTDARGDRMPVPRAPGDGEAGRGLLLVGAFAERWGTVWGPAPCKTVWAEMVC, encoded by the coding sequence ATGGACACGCTGAGTGATGTGAACCAAGAAATTGCCGGTCAGGGCAGTCTGGCCACTTCGGAATCCGCAAAAGCATCCGCCGTCCGCCAGTTCTGGGTACAGCTATCCGCCACGCGGCGTGGCGCTCGGCTGGCGCGGTTGCTCGCCGTGGAGCAACTGCGGTCCTGGGGACTGCCTCACGAGGCGGTGGAGCAGGTCGTGGCCGAGTTGGCCTCGAACGCCGCGTCGCACGGGCGGGTGGCGGGGCGGGACTTCCGGCTCGTCGTACGGGCGAACGGGCGTCTGGTGCGGGTGGAGGTCACGGACGCGCGGGGTGACCGGATGCCGGTTCCGCGGGCTCCGGGGGACGGGGAGGCCGGGCGGGGGCTGCTTCTCGTCGGGGCGTTCGCGGAGCGGTGGGGGACGGTGTGGGGGCCGGCGCCGTGCAAGACGGTGTGGGCGGAGATGGTTTGTTGA
- a CDS encoding DUF397 domain-containing protein, with product MATRPAPALEWFKSSYSTNDGPECVEVAATPSAINVRDSKDPGGPHLRFARDAWAGFLSYVSTHV from the coding sequence ATGGCAACCCGGCCAGCTCCCGCGCTGGAGTGGTTCAAGAGCAGCTACAGCACCAACGACGGCCCCGAGTGCGTCGAGGTAGCCGCCACCCCAAGCGCGATTAATGTCCGCGACTCCAAGGACCCGGGCGGACCTCACCTCCGCTTCGCTCGTGATGCCTGGGCCGGGTTCCTCTCGTACGTGTCAACTCACGTCTGA
- the panD gene encoding aspartate 1-decarboxylase: MLRTMFKSKIHRATVTQADLHYVGSVTVDADLLDAADLLPGELVHIVDITNGARLETYIIEGERGSGIIGINGAAAHLVHPGDLVILISYAQVEDAEARTLRPRVVHVDAANHIVGTGSDASEPVPGGDAVRGPGAVASAG; encoded by the coding sequence ATGCTGCGCACCATGTTCAAGTCCAAGATCCACCGTGCCACCGTGACGCAGGCGGACCTGCACTACGTCGGGTCGGTGACGGTGGACGCCGACCTGCTGGACGCCGCCGATCTGCTGCCCGGCGAACTGGTCCACATCGTCGACATCACCAACGGGGCACGCCTGGAGACGTACATCATCGAGGGGGAGCGCGGCTCCGGGATCATCGGCATCAACGGTGCCGCCGCCCACCTGGTGCACCCCGGTGACCTGGTGATCCTCATCAGCTACGCCCAGGTCGAGGACGCCGAGGCCCGTACGCTGCGCCCGCGCGTGGTCCACGTGGACGCGGCGAACCACATCGTGGGTACCGGCTCCGACGCCTCGGAGCCGGTACCGGGCGGTGACGCCGTACGCGGCCCGGGGGCGGTGGCTTCGGCGGGATGA
- a CDS encoding Uma2 family endonuclease, whose translation MTAELQHPGPVPPSGGCTVDDLFSLPGLPPHTELIDGSLVFRSPQRIFRSRALFLLEAGLQRTVPDRLWVMREMTVVLGPRNAPEPDLLVVRGEAVSGGSQTRFEAADVVLAVEVVSPDSRERDRETKPGKYARAGIPHFWLVEMAGEDEHPAVHTYELDAVAKSYCLTGIYHQRLKVSVPFTIDVDLTQIYRTRP comes from the coding sequence ATGACTGCCGAACTGCAGCACCCGGGGCCCGTGCCGCCGTCGGGCGGCTGCACCGTGGACGACCTGTTCAGCCTGCCCGGCCTCCCGCCGCACACCGAGCTGATCGACGGGAGCCTGGTCTTCAGGAGTCCGCAGCGGATCTTTCGCTCCAGAGCGTTGTTCCTGCTGGAAGCCGGGCTGCAACGAACCGTGCCGGATCGTCTCTGGGTGATGCGGGAGATGACCGTCGTGCTCGGTCCCCGTAATGCTCCGGAGCCGGATCTCCTGGTGGTGCGTGGCGAAGCGGTGTCCGGCGGGAGTCAGACCAGGTTCGAGGCTGCGGACGTGGTGCTCGCGGTGGAGGTGGTCTCACCGGACTCGCGGGAGCGGGATCGGGAGACCAAGCCGGGAAAGTACGCGAGAGCGGGGATTCCGCACTTCTGGCTGGTGGAGATGGCGGGGGAGGACGAGCATCCGGCGGTGCACACGTACGAGCTGGATGCGGTTGCGAAGAGTTACTGCCTTACGGGGATCTATCATCAACGGTTGAAGGTGAGTGTTCCCTTTACCATTGATGTTGATCTGACGCAGATCTACCGGACGCGGCCGTGA
- the rpsG gene encoding 30S ribosomal protein S7 has protein sequence MPRKGPAPKRPVIIDPVYSSPLVTSLINKVLLNGKRSTAERIVYGAMEGLREKTGNDPVITLKRALENIKPTLEVKSRRVGGATYQVPVEVKPGRASTLALRWLVGYSRARREKTMTERLMNELLDASNGLGASVKKREDTHKMAESNKAFAHYRW, from the coding sequence ATGCCTCGTAAGGGCCCCGCCCCGAAGCGCCCGGTCATCATTGACCCGGTCTACAGCTCTCCTCTGGTGACCTCCCTCATCAACAAGGTCCTGCTGAACGGCAAGCGCTCCACCGCCGAGCGCATCGTTTACGGTGCCATGGAGGGTCTGCGCGAGAAGACCGGCAACGACCCGGTCATCACGCTCAAGCGCGCGCTGGAGAACATCAAGCCGACCCTTGAGGTCAAGTCCCGCCGTGTCGGTGGCGCCACCTACCAGGTGCCGGTCGAGGTCAAGCCCGGCCGCGCCTCCACCCTCGCGCTGCGCTGGCTCGTGGGCTACTCCCGCGCCCGCCGCGAGAAGACCATGACCGAGCGCCTCATGAACGAGCTGCTGGACGCCTCCAACGGCCTCGGCGCTTCGGTCAAGAAGCGCGAGGACACCCACAAGATGGCCGAGTCCAACAAGGCCTTCGCGCACTACCGCTGGTAG
- a CDS encoding helix-turn-helix domain-containing protein, which yields MTETQRSGYTIVGNQLAQHKELSALAIGLATYIQSLPDGASVSVRELAERFPEGRARVAAAMRLLESHGFIERARERGADGRIHTVTYSYNDPKATRARRAREALAGDADRAVGADAVGCGASASAATSPTVDGDLEDGQDVTAPSEPVPAVAAAPAVPRAAAPLPRPRTASAGQESTALALLANLRCEEPRLLLSVREVHRLAPAVAAWLERGAAPEAVRRTLTAGLPQELRHPAGFLAHRLTALLPPAIPPGPVPAASQDVRPDPLQTCDGCERAFRAPQAGRCRDCRGDAGAGATAVAGTETGTRSTAERLKVRPYRPDRDSRPARDSRTARDSHHARDSRPVPAPQFAHT from the coding sequence GTGACCGAGACCCAGCGCTCGGGTTACACGATCGTCGGCAATCAGCTCGCCCAGCACAAGGAGCTGTCGGCGCTCGCGATCGGGCTGGCGACGTACATCCAGTCGCTGCCGGACGGAGCCTCGGTCAGCGTCCGTGAACTCGCCGAGAGGTTCCCCGAGGGACGTGCACGGGTGGCCGCCGCCATGCGGTTGCTGGAGTCGCACGGGTTCATCGAGCGGGCCCGTGAGCGGGGCGCGGACGGGAGGATCCACACGGTCACGTACTCGTACAACGATCCGAAGGCCACTCGCGCCCGCCGGGCCCGCGAGGCCCTCGCGGGTGACGCAGACCGTGCCGTCGGCGCCGATGCAGTGGGGTGCGGGGCGTCTGCCTCGGCAGCTACCTCGCCCACTGTTGACGGCGACTTGGAGGATGGTCAGGACGTTACGGCGCCTTCGGAACCGGTACCGGCCGTCGCCGCCGCGCCCGCTGTCCCTCGTGCGGCGGCGCCGCTCCCCCGGCCGCGTACCGCCTCCGCCGGGCAGGAGTCGACGGCCCTCGCGCTGCTGGCGAATCTGCGGTGCGAGGAGCCGCGCCTGCTGCTGTCCGTACGAGAAGTCCACCGGCTCGCCCCGGCCGTGGCCGCCTGGCTGGAGCGCGGGGCGGCTCCGGAGGCCGTACGGCGCACGCTGACCGCCGGGCTTCCGCAGGAGCTGCGCCACCCGGCGGGTTTCCTCGCCCACCGGCTCACCGCCCTCCTCCCGCCAGCGATCCCGCCCGGTCCCGTACCGGCCGCCTCGCAGGACGTACGGCCCGATCCTCTCCAGACCTGCGACGGCTGCGAGCGCGCCTTCCGGGCCCCGCAGGCGGGACGCTGCCGCGACTGCCGGGGCGACGCGGGGGCCGGGGCCACGGCAGTGGCGGGCACGGAGACAGGGACGCGGAGCACCGCCGAGCGCCTGAAGGTCCGTCCATACCGTCCCGATCGCGACTCCCGTCCCGCCCGCGACTCCCGTACCGCCCGCGACTCCCATCACGCTCGCGACTCGCGCCCTGTCCCCGCCCCTCAGTTCGCCCACACCTGA
- a CDS encoding helix-turn-helix transcriptional regulator yields the protein MSTSDGGKDYTTDGADEPDWEPADDDSGAVIAAVGRQIKLWREAAGLSQPEFGATIGYGEDLVYKVEAGKRIPRPEFLDRADKVLGAAGKLAAMKKDVAEARYPKKVRDLARLEADAVELGVYGNHNMHGLLQTEEYARALFEMRRPAYTADEIERYVAARMRRQEILQRHPFAMLTFVQEEVTLRRPIGGRMVLYRQLEHLLELGKLRHVEIQVMPTQCEEHAGMGGELQLLKFNDGTAVGHWESQLSSRLISNPKDLRILELRYGIIRAQALTPRESLAFIEKVLGET from the coding sequence ATGAGCACCAGTGATGGCGGCAAGGACTACACGACTGACGGAGCGGACGAACCCGACTGGGAACCGGCCGACGACGACTCCGGCGCGGTGATCGCGGCGGTCGGCCGACAGATCAAGCTCTGGAGAGAGGCGGCGGGCCTGAGCCAACCCGAGTTCGGCGCGACGATCGGCTACGGCGAGGACCTGGTCTACAAGGTCGAGGCGGGTAAACGCATCCCGAGACCGGAGTTCCTGGACCGCGCCGACAAGGTCCTCGGCGCCGCCGGCAAGCTCGCCGCCATGAAGAAGGACGTAGCGGAGGCCCGCTACCCCAAGAAGGTCCGCGACCTGGCCCGCCTGGAGGCCGACGCGGTCGAGCTCGGTGTGTACGGCAACCACAACATGCACGGGCTGTTGCAGACGGAGGAGTACGCGCGGGCGCTCTTTGAGATGCGCCGTCCCGCCTACACGGCGGACGAGATCGAACGCTACGTGGCGGCTCGCATGCGACGCCAGGAGATCCTTCAGCGGCATCCCTTCGCGATGCTGACATTCGTCCAGGAAGAGGTGACGCTACGGCGACCGATCGGGGGCAGAATGGTGCTGTACCGGCAGCTCGAACACCTGCTGGAACTTGGGAAGTTGAGGCACGTCGAAATCCAGGTGATGCCTACGCAATGCGAGGAACATGCTGGGATGGGCGGCGAGCTCCAACTGCTGAAGTTCAACGACGGTACTGCGGTGGGGCACTGGGAAAGCCAGCTCTCCAGCCGCTTGATCTCCAATCCCAAGGATCTCCGGATCCTTGAGCTGCGGTATGGAATCATCCGGGCCCAGGCTCTCACCCCACGGGAGTCATTGGCTTTCATCGAGAAAGTACTGGGAGAGACATGA
- the fusA gene encoding elongation factor G: MATTSLDLARVRNIGIMAHIDAGKTTTTERILFYTGVSYKIGEVHDGAATMDWMEQEQERGITITSAATTCHWPLDNVDHTINIIDTPGHVDFTVEVERSLRVLDGAVTVFDGVAGVEPQSETVWRQADRYGVPRICFVNKLDRTGAEFHRCVDMIVDRLGAVPLVMQLPIGTEADFKGVVDLVRMKALVWSAEAAKGEMYDVVDIPDTHIEAADEWRGKLLEAVAENDEDMMELYLEGKEPTEEQLYAAIRRITIASTGKGSTTITPVFCGTAFKNKGVQPLLDAVVRYLPSPLDIGAVEGHSVKDAEEAVKREPSDEAPFAGLAFKIMSDPHLGKLTFVRVYSGRMETGTQVQNSVKGKKERIGKIYRMHANKREEIDSVGAGDIVAVMGLKQTTTGETLCDASNPVILESMDFPAPVIQVAIEPKSKGDQEKLGVAIQRLAEEDPSFQVSTHEETGQTIIAGMGELHLDVLVDRMKREFKVEANVGKPQVAYRETLRKAVERVDYTHKKQTGGSGQFAKVQIAIEPLEGDGYEFENKVTGGRIPREYIPSVDAGCQEAMEFGVLAGYPLTGVKVTLLDGAYHEVDSSEMAFKIAGSMAFKEAARKASPALLEPMMKVEVTTPEDYMGDVIGDINSRRGQIQSMEDRAGAKLVTGLVPLSEMFGYVGDLRSKTSGRASYSMQFDSYAEVPRNVAEEIIAKAKGE, from the coding sequence ATGGCCACCACTTCGCTTGACCTGGCCAGGGTCCGCAACATCGGGATCATGGCCCACATCGACGCGGGCAAGACGACCACCACCGAGCGGATCCTGTTCTACACCGGCGTCTCGTACAAGATCGGTGAAGTCCACGACGGCGCTGCCACGATGGACTGGATGGAGCAGGAGCAGGAGCGCGGCATCACGATCACGTCCGCCGCGACCACCTGCCACTGGCCGCTGGACAACGTCGACCACACCATCAACATCATCGACACCCCGGGCCATGTCGACTTCACCGTCGAGGTGGAGCGTTCGCTGCGCGTGCTCGACGGTGCCGTGACGGTGTTCGACGGCGTTGCCGGTGTTGAGCCGCAGTCCGAGACCGTGTGGCGTCAGGCGGACCGCTACGGCGTTCCGCGTATCTGCTTCGTCAACAAGCTCGACCGCACCGGCGCCGAGTTCCACCGCTGCGTCGACATGATCGTGGACCGCCTGGGCGCGGTTCCGCTGGTCATGCAGCTTCCGATCGGCACCGAGGCGGACTTCAAGGGCGTCGTCGACCTGGTCCGCATGAAGGCCCTGGTCTGGTCCGCCGAGGCCGCCAAGGGTGAGATGTACGACGTCGTCGACATCCCCGACACCCACATCGAGGCTGCCGACGAGTGGCGCGGCAAGCTGCTCGAGGCCGTCGCCGAGAACGACGAAGACATGATGGAGCTGTACCTGGAGGGCAAGGAGCCCACCGAGGAGCAGCTTTACGCGGCGATCCGCCGTATCACCATCGCCTCGACCGGCAAGGGCTCCACCACGATCACCCCGGTGTTCTGTGGTACCGCGTTCAAGAACAAGGGCGTGCAGCCCCTGCTCGACGCCGTCGTGCGCTACCTGCCGTCGCCGCTGGACATCGGCGCCGTCGAGGGCCACTCGGTGAAGGACGCGGAGGAGGCCGTCAAGCGCGAGCCGTCCGACGAGGCTCCCTTCGCCGGCCTTGCCTTCAAGATCATGAGCGACCCCCACCTGGGCAAGCTCACCTTCGTCCGGGTGTACTCCGGCCGCATGGAGACCGGCACTCAGGTGCAGAACTCCGTGAAGGGCAAGAAGGAGCGCATCGGCAAGATCTACCGGATGCACGCGAACAAGCGTGAGGAGATCGACTCGGTGGGTGCCGGCGACATCGTCGCCGTCATGGGTCTGAAGCAGACCACCACCGGTGAGACCCTCTGCGACGCGTCCAACCCGGTGATCCTGGAGTCGATGGACTTCCCGGCCCCGGTCATCCAGGTCGCCATCGAGCCCAAGTCCAAGGGCGACCAGGAGAAGCTGGGTGTCGCCATCCAGCGTCTCGCCGAGGAGGACCCGTCCTTCCAGGTCTCCACGCACGAGGAGACCGGCCAGACCATCATCGCGGGTATGGGCGAGCTGCACCTGGACGTGCTGGTCGACCGTATGAAGCGTGAGTTCAAGGTCGAGGCCAACGTCGGCAAGCCGCAGGTCGCCTACCGTGAGACGCTGCGCAAGGCGGTCGAGCGGGTCGACTACACCCACAAGAAGCAGACCGGTGGTTCCGGTCAGTTCGCCAAGGTGCAGATCGCGATCGAGCCGCTTGAGGGCGACGGGTACGAGTTCGAGAACAAGGTCACCGGTGGCCGTATCCCGCGGGAGTACATCCCGTCCGTGGACGCGGGCTGCCAGGAGGCCATGGAGTTCGGTGTTCTCGCCGGCTACCCGCTGACCGGCGTGAAGGTCACCCTTCTCGACGGCGCCTACCACGAGGTCGACTCCTCCGAGATGGCCTTCAAGATCGCCGGTTCGATGGCCTTCAAGGAGGCCGCCCGCAAGGCCAGCCCGGCCCTGCTGGAGCCGATGATGAAGGTCGAGGTCACCACGCCCGAGGACTACATGGGCGATGTGATCGGCGACATCAACTCCCGCCGTGGGCAGATCCAGTCCATGGAGGACCGCGCGGGTGCCAAGCTCGTCACGGGCCTGGTTCCGCTTTCGGAGATGTTCGGCTACGTCGGAGACCTCCGCAGCAAGACGTCGGGTCGCGCGAGCTACTCGATGCAGTTCGACTCCTACGCCGAGGTTCCGCGGAACGTCGCCGAGGAGATCATCGCGAAGGCCAAGGGCGAGTAG
- the rpsJ gene encoding 30S ribosomal protein S10 yields MAGQKIRIRLKAYDHEVIDSSAKKIVETVTRTGASVAGPVPLPTEKNVYCVIKSPHKYKDSREHFEMRTHKRLIDILDPTPKTVDSLMRLDLPAGVDIEIKL; encoded by the coding sequence ATGGCGGGACAGAAGATCCGCATCCGGCTCAAGGCCTACGACCACGAGGTCATCGACAGCTCGGCGAAGAAGATCGTCGAGACGGTGACCCGCACTGGTGCGTCGGTCGCGGGCCCGGTGCCGCTGCCCACTGAGAAGAACGTGTACTGCGTCATCAAGTCGCCGCACAAGTACAAGGACTCGCGCGAGCACTTCGAGATGCGCACGCACAAGCGCCTGATCGACATCCTCGACCCGACGCCGAAGACCGTTGACTCCCTGATGCGACTCGACCTTCCGGCCGGTGTCGACATCGAGATCAAGCTCTGA